The following proteins come from a genomic window of Trifolium pratense cultivar HEN17-A07 linkage group LG4, ARS_RC_1.1, whole genome shotgun sequence:
- the LOC123923127 gene encoding F-box/kelch-repeat protein At3g06240-like: MATPTTNMKKMNKKVSSNYIPDHLSFSILSKLPVKSLKRFSCVHKSWSRLTQNPNFINIFRNNLISNSHPLYRGDGDVSLVLNQFLGSYDWNIYLISGKNFEKKVKLDLPLPFHLPQLGVIPIRVVDSAINGILCIYDYEGVHTTTVLWNPATEEKIVIPPGHAEFKSEFMTQICPHGFGYDRVGDDYKIIQHVNYYTIDDENHLLHLEDVMPDPFWEIYSLRSNSWRKIDFDMPVIYSIFNSAVYFNGMCHWLGEANTLLVSFKLCNEAYFITPLPLEDTQHDDDFEVNLTMLNESVAIITNWKNTTSFQISILGEFGVKESWIRLFNVELLSSIQGLIGAGEKGNIFFRREDGELVCFDLTTGLIEEIGIKGESYWCQMAIYKKNIHLIGDIGN, from the coding sequence ATGGCTACTCCAACAACgaatatgaagaaaatgaacAAGAAGGTTAGTAGTAACTACATACCCGATCACCTTTCCTTTTCTATTCTCTCTAAACTTCCTGTTAAATCTCTGAAGCGTTTTTCTTGCGTTCACAAATCATGGTCTCGTTTAactcaaaaccctaatttcatcAATATCTTCCGCAACAATCTCATATCCAACTCTCATCCACTCTACCGTGGCGACGGTGATGTCTCTCTCGTTCTTAACCAGTTTTTAGGTAGTTATGATTGGAACATTTATTTGATTTCTGGaaaaaattttgagaaaaaagtGAAATTGGATTTGCCACTTCCATTTCATCTTCCACAACTTGGTGTTATTCCTATTCGTGTTGTAGATTCTGCAATTAATGGCATTCTGTGTATCTATGATTATGAAGGAGTTCATACAACAACTGTATTATGGAATCCTGCCACTGAGGAAAAAATTGTCATTCCTCCTGGTCATGCTGAGTTTAAATCCGAGTTTATGACTCAAATTTGTCCTCATGGATTTGGCTATGATCGGGTTGGAGATGACTATAAAATCATTCAACATGTGAATTATTATACTATAGATGATGAAAATCATTTGCTTCATTTGGAAGATGTCATGCCCGACCCTTTCTGGGAAATATATAGTTTAAGAAGTAACTCATGGAGAAAAATCGATTTTGATATGCCAGTGATTTATTCGATTTTTAATAGTGCTGTGTACTTCAATGGGATGTGTCATTGGTTGGGGGAAGCAAATACCTTGCTAGTGTCATTTAAATTATGCAATGAAGCGTACTTTATTACACCTTTACCCTTAGAAGATACGCAGCatgatgatgattttgaagttaaTCTGACAATGTTGAATGAGTCTGTTGCTATTATAACTAATTGGAAGAATACTACGTCTTTCCAAATATCaattttgggtgaatttggtGTCAAAGAATCATGGATTAGACTCTTCAATGTTGAACTCTTGTCTAGCATTCAGGGACTTATCGGAGCAGGGGAGAAGggcaatatattttttagaagaGAAGATGGTGAACtagtttgttttgatttaacTACTGGTTTGATTGAGGAGATTGGTATTAAAGGAGAAAGCTATTGGTGTCAAATGGCAATTTACaagaaaaatattcatttgaTTGGAGACATAGGCAACTAA
- the LOC123923089 gene encoding kinetochore protein SLK19-like isoform X1: MVNLIRKSSQEAPSNNSPNTLLMNAERKRPRLEVSSSPLVQIVGNNQPNSSEGRDEMWTSFVPKINGSGDGDATSIWDDHFPLRELIDKHFIQKEKVEELDLERVLQTSLAESVRSNFRLRVLAGKFRDMEKKNKTYVAEISELQKKLSENEKNYAGEVNELEKKKKKKKKKKKKMSEYGKNMAEMTSLKDELNKLKKSLEESSVEKSQLVGREKDLMEENSNLKTKLSIEEDAHKLVVDKLKAEIEELKGENKLQYKAGYDKARSQVLIFTTRLNVD; encoded by the coding sequence ATGGTTAATCTCATAAGGAAATCGTCACAGGAAGCTCCAAGCAATAATTCTCCAAACACTCTCCTCATGAATGCTGAACGAAAACGGCCTCGACTCGAGGTCTCAAGTTCACCTCTCGTACAAATTGTTGGAAACAACCAGCCTAATTCTTCGGAAGGGAGGGATGAAATGTGGACATCGTTTGTCCCTAAAATCAATGGTAGTGGTGATGGTGATGCCACTTCAATATGGGATGATCATTTCCCATTAAGAGAGCTTATTGATAAGCATTTCATTCAGAAAGAAAAAGTTGAGGAGTTGGATTTAGAAAGAGTACTCCAAACAAGCTTGGCAGAATCCGTTCGATCAAACTTCCGTCTTCGTGTTCTTGCGGGAAAGTTTCGTGAtatggaaaagaaaaacaagactTATGTTGCTGAGATTTCTGAATTGCAAAAGAAGTTGtctgaaaatgaaaagaattatGCTGGAGAGGTTAATgaattggagaagaagaagaagaagaagaagaagaagaagaagaagatgtcTGAATACGGGAAGAATATGGCTGAGATGACTAGTCTCAAAGATGAACTAAACAAACTGAAGAAATCTTTGGAAGAATCAAGTGTGGAGAAGAGCCAATTGGTAGGAAGAGAAAAAGACTTGATGGaggaaaattcaaatttgaaaacaaaattatcgATAGAAGAAGATGCTCACAAGTTAGTTGTCGACAAGTTGAAAGCTGAGATTGAAGAGTTGAAGGGTGAAAATAAACTGCAGTACAAAGCTGGCTATGATAAGGCGAGAAGCCAAGTTCTAATTTTTACAACAAGACTTAATGTTGACTGA
- the LOC123923089 gene encoding protein hook homolog isoform X2 has translation MVNLIRKSSQEAPSNNSPNTLLMNAERKRPRLEVSSSPLVQIVGNNQPNSSEGRDEMWTSFVPKINGSGDGDATSIWDDHFPLRELIDKHFIQKEKVEELDLERVLQTSLAESVRSNFRLRVLAGKFRDMEKKNKTYVAEISELQKKLSENEKNYAGEVNELKKKMSEYGKNMAEMTSLKDELNKLKKSLEESSVEKSQLVGREKDLMEENSNLKTKLSIEEDAHKLVVDKLKAEIEELKGENKLQYKAGYDKARSQVLIFTTRLNVD, from the exons ATGGTTAATCTCATAAGGAAATCGTCACAGGAAGCTCCAAGCAATAATTCTCCAAACACTCTCCTCATGAATGCTGAACGAAAACGGCCTCGACTCGAGGTCTCAAGTTCACCTCTCGTACAAATTGTTGGAAACAACCAGCCTAATTCTTCGGAAGGGAGGGATGAAATGTGGACATCGTTTGTCCCTAAAATCAATGGTAGTGGTGATGGTGATGCCACTTCAATATGGGATGATCATTTCCCATTAAGAGAGCTTATTGATAAGCATTTCATTCAGAAAGAAAAAGTTGAGGAGTTGGATTTAGAAAGAGTACTCCAAACAAGCTTGGCAGAATCCGTTCGATCAAACTTCCGTCTTCGTGTTCTTGCGGGAAAGTTTCGTGAtatggaaaagaaaaacaagactTATGTTGCTGAGATTTCTGAATTGCAAAAGAAGTTGtctgaaaatgaaaagaattatGCTGGAGAGGTTAATgaattg aagaagaagatgtcTGAATACGGGAAGAATATGGCTGAGATGACTAGTCTCAAAGATGAACTAAACAAACTGAAGAAATCTTTGGAAGAATCAAGTGTGGAGAAGAGCCAATTGGTAGGAAGAGAAAAAGACTTGATGGaggaaaattcaaatttgaaaacaaaattatcgATAGAAGAAGATGCTCACAAGTTAGTTGTCGACAAGTTGAAAGCTGAGATTGAAGAGTTGAAGGGTGAAAATAAACTGCAGTACAAAGCTGGCTATGATAAGGCGAGAAGCCAAGTTCTAATTTTTACAACAAGACTTAATGTTGACTGA
- the LOC123923128 gene encoding probable calcium-binding protein CML11 encodes MNKKQHQVKLDDEQIAELREIFRSFDRNNDGTLTQLELNSLLRSLGLKPSAEQLEIFIQRADTNSNGLIEFSEFVSLVAPELLPAKSPYTEEQLRQLFDMFDRDGNGFITAAELAHSMAKLGHALTAEELTGMIKEADTDGDGMINFQEFAQAITSAAFDNSWT; translated from the coding sequence ATGAACAAGAAGCAACACCAAGTGAAATTGGACGACGAACAAATAGCCGAATTACGCGAAATTTTCCGATCATTCGATCGAAACAACGACGGTACCCTAACGCAATTGGAACTAAATTCTCTTCTCCGATCGCTTGGTTTAAAACCAAGCGCAGAGCAATTAGAAATATTCATTCAAAGAGCAGACACAAACAGCAACGGACTCATTGAATTCTCCGAGTTCGTTTCGTTGGTTGCACCGGAGCTTTTGCCGGCAAAGTCACCGTACACGGAGGAGCAACTTCGACAGCTGTTTGATATGTTTGATCGAGATGGAAATGGATTCATAACAGCGGCGGAATTGGCTCATTCTATGGCGAAATTGGGACATGCGTTGACGGCGGAGGAATTGACCGGAATGATAAAGGAAGCTGATACAGATGGTGATGGGATGATCAATTTTCAGGAATTTGCTCAAGCGATTACTTCTGCTGCTTTTGATAATTCATGGACttaa